Proteins from one Dermacentor variabilis isolate Ectoservices chromosome 1, ASM5094787v1, whole genome shotgun sequence genomic window:
- the Vps39 gene encoding vacuolar protein sorting 39, which produces MYEAYTAIPLIKKMPLKVESVAAHGDKLYLGTKDGNLLVYTVVEKDSADGPKFFVHLGFSNKVFAKKPITQLCVIPELNLLISLSDGSLSVHHLSLEPNTPPIDCPALAKCKGCTLFAVNVQEKTTLTGEVKITLMLCAAVKRKLELFYWKNNTFCEHPQGLCVPDTPRSIVWCGDESLLVGFRSEYNILQLSGETKQLFPTGKQPEPLCLKLKENSFALSRDDMTIFVNRDGLPTHKYAVTWSEAPISLCYDYPYLLSAQSFGVEVRTVEPRALIQKVNFLKPRLLLPCKKGQLYVLAPSGAVWCILRTPVQDQIPQVLKDKCFELALKLADLSDQSEEERNASKRHIQNLHAFDLFCKKKFEESLNIFMDLETDPSHVIGLFPDLLPEDYRNSISYPDKVPDLRDADLEAGLYALVDYLVQVRCKLLSDNQHEPALTGIVQGSKTVKSKKQLLQIIDTTMLKCYLETNVALVASLLRLPDNFYHLDECERALKKHQKLSELIILYQQKNQHEKALDLLMREAHKADSPLKGHERTVGYLQHLGRKHMELILRYSLWVLEEHPEEGLKIFVEDQQEKEGEALPRDVVLDFLSKKAPHLVIPYLKHVIHKWNDQTEMFHNTLIHKYIESVRSLLSQQHSPVGPGEPGLVGELRKDLVDFLETSDRYTAENFPTHLLSDGLFEEAAVVMGKLGRHSEALEVYIYVLSDPSKAEQYCASQYNRNPERNRDVFLILLQMYLQPPDEGSRVLDLCRRTAANIAGLPSPLPIPKGCREQNLKGALKILMDHVKEIDPLRALQMLPGDVLVEDVRGFLREVLDRCTKELHAAGLQRSLLFAEHLQVKERCVRVKSLKITLTELDVCCVCQKRIGSSAFARYPDGAVVHYSCREGYESRLAS; this is translated from the coding sequence ATGTACGAGGCCTACACTGCGATCCCGCTAATCAAGAAGATGCCATTGAAGGTTGAGTCCGTGGCTGCGCACGGAGACAAGCTGTATTTGGGTACGAAGGACGGCAACCTACTTGTTTACACCGTTGTTGAGAAAGATAGCGCCGACGGTCCGAAGTTCTTTGTCCATCTTGGGTTTTCCAACAAAGTTTTTGCCAAGAAGCCGATCACCCAACTGTGCGTCATTCCCGAGCTGAACTTGCTCATCAGCTTGTCTGATGGCTCCTTGAGTGTGCATCATCTCAGCCTCGAGCCTAACACGCCACCGATCGACTGCCCAGCTTTGGCCAAGTGTAAGGGATGCACATTGTTTGCTGTCAATGTACAGGAGAAGACTACGCTTACAGGCGAAGTGAAAATAACTCTCATGTTGTGCGCGGCTGTGAAGCGGAAGCTTGAACTATTCTACTGGAAAAACAATACTTTCTGCGAGCATCCGCAAGGCTTGTGCGTCCCTGACACTCCGCGATCTATTGTATGGTGTGGCGACGAATCTCTTCTCGTTGGGTTTAGATCCGAATACAATATCCTACAGTTGTCTGGCGAGACAAAGCAACTTTTTCCTACGGGAAAGCAGCCGGAACCGCTCTGCTTGAAGCTGAAAGAAAATAGCTTCGCTCTCAGTAGAGACGACATGACTATTTTCGTAAATCGCGATGGCCTGCCAACGCACAAATACGCAGTCACCTGGTCAGAGGCGCCGATCTCTCTCTGTTACGACTACCCGTACCTCTTAAGCGCACAGTCGTTCGGTGTAGAGGTGAGGACAGTGGAACCGCGTGCCCTAATTCAGAAGGTGAATTTTCTGAAGCCGAGACTTCTCCTGCCATGCAAGAAGGGCCAGCTGTACGTTTTGGCACCAAGTGGTGCAGTGTGGTGCATTCTGCGGACTCCCGTGCAGGACCAAATTCCCCAAGTTCTCAAGGACAAGTGCTTTGAGCTGGCCTTGAAGCTAGCTGATCTGTCAGACCAGAGTGAGGAGGAACGCAATGCAAGCAAACGTCACATCCAGAACTTGCATGCTTTCGACCTTTTCTGCAAGAAGAAATTCGAAGAGTCCCTGAACATCTTTATGGATCTTGAGACAGATCCATCAcatgtcataggccttttcccaGATCTTTTGCCCGAGGACTATCGTAATTCCATCTCATACCCTGATAAGGTGCCTGATCTCAGAGATGCTGATCTAGAGGCTGGGCTTTATGCACTTGTAGACTACTTGGTTCAAGTCAGGTGCAAGCTGCTTTCAGACAACCAGCATGAGCCTGCACTTACTGGCATAGTGCAAGGGAGCAAGACCGTAAAGAGCAAGAAGCAACTTCTACAGATTATTGACACCACAATGCTGAAGTGCTACCTTGAGACCAACGTGGCACTAGTAGCCTCATTGCTGCGTCTCCCAGACAACTTCTATCATCTGGATGAGTGTGAACGTGCTCTCAAGAAACATCAAAAACTTAGCGAGTTGATCATACTGTACCAGCAAAAAAACCAACATGAAAAGGCACTTGATTTGCTCATGAGAGAGGCACACAAGGCAGACTCGCCTCTTAAAGGCCATGAAAGGACTGTTGGCTACCTCCAGCACCTAGGCAGAAAGCACATGGAGCTCATACTGCGTTACTCATTATGGGTTCTTGAAGAGCATCCAGAAGAAGGTCTCAAGAtttttgttgaagaccaacaagagAAAGAAGGTGAAGCCTTACCCAGAGACGTAGTGCTCGACTTCCTGTCTAAAAAGGCACCTCACCTAGTTATACCTTACCTTAAACATGTCATCCACAAATGGAATGACCAGACTGAAATGTTCCACAACACACTCATTCACAAGTACATTGAATCTGTGCGGTCTCTCCTTTCTCAGCAGCATTCCCCAGTTGGCCCTGGTGAGCCTGGTCTGGTGGGGGAACTGCGCAAAGACTTGGTTGATTTTTTGGAGACCTCTGACAGGTACACAGCTGAGAACTTCCCCACACACTTGTTGAGTGATGGGTTGTTTGAAGAGGCAGCTGTGGTAATGGGCAAGCTAGGACGACACAGTGAAGCTCTTGAGGTCTACATCTATGTACTAAGTGACCCGTCCAAGGCAGAGCAGTATTGCGCATCACAGTACAACCGTAACCCAGAGCGCAATCGAGATGTATTCCTCATCCTGCTTCAAATGTATTTGCAACCTCCTGACGAAGGCTCCAGGGTGCTGGATCTGTGTAGACGTACTGCAGCCAACATTGCAGGGCTGCCATCCCCCCTGCCGATTCCCAAAGGTTGCCGTGAACAAAACTTGAAAGGTGCACTAAAAATCTTAATGGATCACGTGAAGGAAATTGACCCATTGCGCGCCCTCCAAATGTTGCCTGGGGATGTGCTAGTTGAAGATGTTCGAGGTTTTCTCCGAGAGGTCTTAGACAGATGCACGAAAGAGTTGCATGCTGCTGGTCTACAGAGATCACTACTATTTGCAGAGCACTTGCAAGTGAAAGAGCGTTGTGTGCGTGTCAAGTCACTAAAGATAACACTAACGGAGCTTGATGTATGTTGTGTATGTCAGAAGAGAATAGGGAGCAGTGCCTTTGCCAGGTATCCAGATGGTGCAGTAGTTCATTACTCTTGCAGGGAAGGCTATGAGTCGAGGTTGGCATCTTGA